In Providencia rettgeri, the following proteins share a genomic window:
- the fadJ gene encoding fatty acid oxidation complex subunit alpha FadJ, with protein MAQNSAIEVAREKTQQAFRLEIYDENVGVIFIDVPNEKVNTLKAEFAEQFLAILQQAQSTSGLKGLVITSGKKDNFIAGADISMIAGCESKAQASELSKAGHVLFDKIDNYPLPIIAAIHGACLGGGLELALACHARVCSHDDKTKLGLPEVQLGLLPGSGGTQRLPRLIGIPHALDLMLTGRQLKAKQALKIGLVDDVVPQPILLDVAVKMVKKGGVQRPAIHWQQRLLSSKLLRNKVFDSAKQKALSKTKGHYPAPEKIIHVVKTGMNKGLQAGYAEEAKAFGELVMTPESAALRNLFFAVTALKNETGAQAAPLKINQVGVLGGGLMGGGIAYVTAFQGKLPVRIKDISDKGVTQALRYSWDLLTQRVIKRRLLARERAAIMAKVSGTLSYQGLENADIVIEAVFEDLALKQKMVAEVEQMSKQQAIFASNTSSLPIHQIAENATHPEKVIGLHYFSPVDKMPLVEVIPHQQTDETTIATVVALAKRQGKTAIVVGDDAGFYVNRILAPFLCEAAQCLVEGESIEHIDRALVEFGFPVGPFNLLDEVGIDVGTKILPILVERFGERFKAPDILDKVVKDGRKGKKNGKGFYEYGHHTNKLWFWKKASKRQVDKTIYSLIGVVPNNTLTKADIAQRCVMMMLNEAARCLDEKIIKSARDGDVGAVFGIGFPPFFGGPFRYMDSLGITKTVDTLRNLAMQYGDKFKPCELLCDMAESNQTFFPDHMEE; from the coding sequence ATGGCTCAAAATTCTGCTATAGAAGTTGCAAGAGAAAAAACACAACAGGCTTTCCGTTTAGAAATTTATGATGAAAACGTCGGGGTCATCTTCATTGATGTACCGAATGAAAAAGTGAATACATTAAAAGCGGAATTTGCGGAGCAATTCCTTGCCATTTTACAACAAGCGCAGTCTACCTCTGGTTTAAAAGGTTTAGTTATCACCTCAGGGAAAAAAGACAATTTTATTGCAGGCGCAGATATTAGCATGATAGCTGGCTGTGAAAGTAAAGCCCAAGCCAGTGAGTTGTCAAAAGCAGGCCACGTACTATTTGATAAAATCGATAATTACCCATTGCCGATTATTGCTGCAATACACGGCGCGTGTTTAGGCGGCGGGTTAGAGCTTGCCTTGGCATGTCATGCGCGGGTTTGTTCCCATGATGATAAAACGAAATTAGGCTTGCCCGAAGTACAGTTGGGGTTATTACCAGGTTCTGGGGGAACGCAGCGTTTACCTCGGTTGATTGGTATTCCACATGCATTGGATTTAATGCTGACAGGCCGCCAGTTAAAAGCAAAACAGGCGCTGAAAATAGGGTTGGTTGATGATGTCGTTCCTCAGCCTATTTTACTCGACGTTGCAGTGAAGATGGTGAAAAAAGGGGGCGTTCAGCGTCCCGCTATCCATTGGCAACAGCGTTTATTAAGCAGTAAATTATTACGTAATAAAGTATTCGATAGTGCAAAGCAAAAAGCGCTCAGCAAAACCAAAGGCCATTATCCAGCCCCCGAAAAAATTATTCATGTTGTGAAAACAGGTATGAATAAAGGTTTACAAGCAGGTTACGCAGAAGAAGCGAAAGCCTTCGGTGAACTCGTGATGACACCAGAGTCTGCCGCATTACGTAATTTATTTTTTGCGGTCACTGCGTTAAAAAATGAAACAGGGGCGCAAGCCGCACCCTTGAAAATTAATCAAGTTGGTGTGCTTGGCGGCGGGTTGATGGGGGGTGGAATTGCTTATGTCACCGCTTTTCAAGGTAAATTGCCGGTTCGTATTAAAGATATTTCAGATAAAGGTGTCACCCAAGCTTTGCGTTATAGCTGGGATCTACTGACTCAGCGAGTTATCAAGCGGCGGTTATTAGCCCGAGAACGTGCCGCTATTATGGCTAAGGTATCAGGCACATTGAGTTATCAAGGGCTTGAAAACGCAGATATTGTTATTGAAGCCGTGTTTGAAGATTTGGCTCTAAAACAAAAAATGGTTGCTGAAGTTGAACAGATGTCGAAACAACAAGCCATTTTTGCTTCTAATACATCATCTTTACCTATTCACCAAATTGCAGAGAATGCGACTCACCCGGAAAAAGTCATTGGTCTACACTATTTTAGTCCAGTCGATAAAATGCCGTTGGTTGAAGTCATCCCTCACCAACAAACAGACGAAACAACGATTGCAACCGTTGTTGCTTTAGCAAAACGTCAAGGTAAAACAGCCATTGTCGTAGGGGATGATGCCGGTTTTTATGTAAATCGCATTTTAGCACCTTTCTTGTGTGAAGCTGCCCAATGCCTTGTTGAAGGCGAGTCAATAGAGCACATTGATCGCGCTTTAGTTGAATTTGGTTTCCCTGTCGGGCCATTTAATCTATTAGACGAAGTCGGTATTGATGTAGGAACTAAAATTTTACCGATTTTAGTTGAGCGTTTTGGTGAGCGTTTCAAAGCCCCTGATATTCTCGATAAAGTCGTTAAAGATGGCCGTAAAGGTAAGAAAAACGGCAAAGGTTTTTATGAATATGGTCATCACACTAATAAGTTGTGGTTTTGGAAAAAAGCCAGTAAACGTCAAGTCGATAAAACCATTTATTCACTGATTGGCGTAGTTCCCAACAATACATTGACTAAAGCGGATATTGCACAGCGCTGCGTCATGATGATGCTTAACGAAGCGGCCCGTTGCCTTGATGAAAAGATTATTAAAAGTGCACGTGATGGGGATGTAGGGGCGGTATTTGGTATCGGATTCCCGCCATTCTTTGGTGGTCCGTTTCGGTATATGGATAGCTTGGGGATTACTAAGACTGTAGATACGCTACGCAACTTAGCAATGCAATACGGCGATAAATTTAAGCCTTGCGAGTTATTGTGTGATATGGCTGAGAGTAATCAAACATTTTTCCCTGATCATATGGAAGAATAA
- the fadI gene encoding acetyl-CoA C-acyltransferase FadI, with protein MNQHLNHGENTDKTNERIAIVSGLRLPFAKQSTAYAGIPAVDLGKAVVAELLARNDLDRNLIEQLVFGQVVQMPEAPNIAREIVLGTGMSVSTDAYSVSRACATSFQAIVNVAQSMKVGDISIGIAGGADSSSVLPIGVSKKLAETLLALSKAKSVGQKLSLLAKLRLKDLAPVAPGVAEYSTGLRMGDTAEQMAKSYQISRAQQDELAHRSHMLATKAWENGALNDEVMTAYMPPFKQAFSQDNNVRTNSVLSSYAKLKPAFDRKHGSVTAANSTPLTDGAAAVLMMTESRAKSLGYTPLGYIRSYAFSAIDVWEDMLLGPSYATPLALKRAGLSLQDLSLIDMHEAFAAQTLANLHMFGSRKFAQEKLGMDNAIGEVDMDKFNVLGGSIAYGHPFAATGARMVTQTLNELRRRGGGFGLTTACAAGGLGAAMILEVE; from the coding sequence ATGAATCAACATCTCAACCATGGTGAAAATACAGATAAAACAAATGAAAGGATCGCCATTGTCAGTGGTCTACGCTTGCCTTTTGCAAAGCAATCTACGGCATACGCAGGAATCCCAGCCGTCGATCTCGGTAAAGCCGTAGTTGCTGAATTATTAGCCCGTAATGATTTAGATAGAAACCTGATTGAGCAACTGGTATTTGGGCAAGTGGTACAAATGCCTGAAGCACCGAATATTGCGCGGGAAATTGTTCTTGGAACAGGGATGAGTGTCTCAACGGATGCTTATAGTGTATCCCGAGCTTGCGCCACCAGCTTTCAAGCAATTGTTAACGTTGCTCAAAGTATGAAGGTTGGCGATATTTCTATCGGTATTGCTGGCGGAGCTGATTCATCCTCTGTGCTTCCAATTGGCGTATCAAAAAAATTGGCAGAGACATTATTAGCATTAAGCAAAGCAAAGTCTGTTGGGCAAAAATTATCACTGTTAGCGAAATTACGCTTGAAAGATTTAGCGCCTGTTGCTCCCGGGGTTGCGGAATACTCTACGGGGCTGCGTATGGGAGATACTGCGGAGCAAATGGCGAAAAGTTATCAAATTAGCCGAGCTCAGCAAGATGAGCTTGCTCATCGCTCGCATATGTTAGCGACCAAAGCGTGGGAAAATGGTGCGTTAAATGATGAAGTTATGACCGCGTATATGCCCCCCTTTAAGCAAGCCTTTTCCCAAGATAACAATGTGCGTACAAACTCAGTATTATCATCCTATGCGAAATTAAAACCGGCCTTTGACCGTAAGCACGGTAGTGTGACCGCGGCGAACAGCACGCCGTTGACGGATGGTGCCGCAGCAGTATTGATGATGACCGAGTCTCGAGCAAAATCGCTGGGTTATACGCCGTTAGGTTATATTCGAAGCTATGCGTTTTCAGCGATAGACGTATGGGAAGATATGCTTTTAGGGCCTTCTTATGCTACCCCGCTTGCGTTGAAACGAGCAGGGTTATCGCTGCAAGATTTATCCCTGATTGATATGCATGAAGCTTTTGCAGCGCAAACGCTCGCTAATTTACACATGTTTGGTAGCCGTAAATTCGCTCAAGAAAAATTGGGAATGGATAACGCGATTGGCGAAGTGGATATGGATAAATTTAATGTCTTAGGGGGCTCTATCGCTTACGGGCACCCATTTGCAGCCACAGGCGCACGAATGGTGACACAAACCCTAAATGAATTGCGCAGACGGGGTGGTGGTTTTGGTTTAACAACAGCTTGTGCTGCGGGTGGTTTAGGTGCAGCTATGATCTTAGAGGTGGAATAA
- a CDS encoding YfcZ/YiiS family protein codes for MTDAINRCSADETAACCCVDVGTVLDNKDCTASYQHVFATQNEAETMLKTLTEKAKSVESDPCEITHSIKSVEGGVELTAEFSFSCEAESLIFQLGLR; via the coding sequence ATGACTGATGCGATTAACCGTTGTAGCGCGGATGAAACCGCAGCCTGCTGCTGCGTAGATGTGGGAACAGTATTAGATAATAAAGACTGCACTGCCTCGTATCAGCATGTATTCGCTACACAAAATGAAGCGGAAACTATGTTGAAAACACTCACAGAGAAAGCAAAATCTGTTGAGTCAGACCCTTGTGAGATAACCCATTCTATTAAGTCTGTAGAGGGTGGCGTTGAGCTGACGGCTGAGTTTAGTTTTAGCTGTGAAGCTGAAAGCCTGATTTTTCAATTAGGCCTTCGCTAA